The Streptomyces sp. NBC_00569 genomic sequence GGCGGCGCGTAGTAGAGGTAGATGAAGCGGTTGTCGCTGAACTTCGGGTCCACGCCGACGCCTTGGAGGCCCTCTTCGTCGTGGGAGTAGACGTCGAGCTTGCCGGCGACCTTGGTGGTGCCGTTCTCGTCGGTCAGGCGCAGGATGCCGTCGCGCGAGGTGTGCAGGACCTTGCGGTCCGGCAGGACGGCGAGCGACATGGGCTCGCCGACCTCTTCGGCGCCCTTGGCGAGGGTGACCTGCTGGAAGTCCTCCGCGGCGGCGACCGCGGCGTCGGGCGCGGGCGCCGCGCCGGCGTGCGGGGCGCCGATCGCGAGTGAGGCTCCGGCGAGAAGTGAGCCGGTGAGGAGTGCGAGTGCCTTGCGGAATCTCGGGCGTTTCCTGTGCACGGAGTTCCTCCGGAAAAGGGCGTGCGTACGGACGGGGGCGTGTCGCGCATGCGCTCTGCGGGTGCGATCGGTACGCCGGGGTGCGCCGTCACCCCGGAACTGTGCGTGTCCTGTACAACATGCGACCGTAGCCACGTTTGTCCGGGACGGAAAGCCCTTGCACAGCAAAGGAGTCGACTTTCTCCCCGTGCAGGACAAACGTGGCCGACGGTCTGTCAGTCCGAGCCGCCGAAGGCCGCGTCGAAGGACGCCGTGGGCGGCTCGAAGTCGAAGGCCTTGAGGTGCCTGAGCGCCTCCGGGGCGCCCTGGAGCCGGTCCATCCCGGCGTCCTCCCATTCGACCGAGACGGGCCCCTCGTAGTCGATGGAGCGCAGCATCCGGAAGACGTCCTCCCAGGGCACGTCGCCGTGGCCCGCGGAGACGAAGTCCCAGCCGCGCCGCGGGTCGCCCCAGGGCAGGTGGGAGCCGAGGCGGCCGTTGCGGCCGTCCAGGCGGCGCCGGGCCTCCTTGCAGTCGACGTGGTAGATCCGGTCACGGAAGTCCCACAGGAAGCCGACCGGGTCGAGGTCCTGCCACACGAAGTGGCTGGGGTCGAAGTTCAGGCCGAAGGCGGCCCGGTGGTCGACGGCGTCGAGAGCGCGCTGCGTGGTCCAGTAGTCGTACGCGATCTCCGACGGGTGGACCTCGTGCGCGAACAGGACGCCGTTCTCGTCGAAGACGTCGAGGATGGGGTTCCACCGGTCGGCGAAGTCCTGGTAGCCGCGCTCGATCATCGACTCGGGCGCGGGCGGGAACATGGCGACCAGATGCCAGATGGACGAGCCGGTGAAACCGATGACGGTGTCGACACCGAAGGCCGCCGCAGCCCGGGCGGTGTCCTCCATCTCGGCCGCGGCCCGCCGTCGTACGCCCTCGGCCTCGCCGTCGCCCCAGATACGGGCCGGCAGGATCGCCCGGTGGCGCTCGTCGATGATCGCGTCGCACACCGCCTGACCCACCAGGTGGTTGGAGATCGCCCAGCACTTGAGGCCGTACTTGTCGAGCAGGGCGCGGCGCGAGTCGAGGTAGCCGGGGTCCGCGAGGGCCTTGTCGACCTCGAAGTGGTCGCCCCAGCAGGCGAGTTCGAGGCCGTCGTAGCCGAAGTCGCGGGCCAGCCTGCACACCTCTTCGAGCGGCAGGTCGGCCCACTGTCCGGTGAACAGGGTGAACTGGCGTGGCATGAGCCGTGCCTCCTCAGACCGGGATGGGGGTGTAGACGGAGTTCTTGAGCGCGCTCTCCTCCACGGCGGCGAGCACGCGCTGCACGCGCAGGCCCTCGGCGAAGGACGGCTCGGGCTGCCGGCCGGCCGCGATGGCATGGACCAGATCGCGGGCCTGGTGCACGAAGGTGTGCTCGTAGCCGAGACCGTGGCCCGGCGGCCACCAGGCTTCCAGGTAGGGGTGGCCGGGCTCGGTGACGAGGATGCGGCGGAAGCCGGCGCTGTCCCCGGGTTCGGTGTGGTCGTGGAACGAGAGCTCGTTGAGGCGCTCCAAGTCGAAGGCCAGCGAGCCCTTCTCACCGTTGAGTTCGATGCGCAGGGCGTTCTTACGGCCGGAGGCGAAGCGGGTCGCCTCGAAGGAGCCGAGCGCCCCGGAGGCGAAGCGGGCCGTGAACAGCGCCGCGTCGTCCACCGTCACGGGCCCGCGCCCGGCCCCGCCGCCGCCCGCCGCGAGTCCGGCCGACGCCCCTTCCAGGATCGGCCGTTCCCGCACGAACGTCTCGGTGAGCGCGGAGACCCCGACGAGGGGCTCCCCCGCCAGGTACTGCGCGAGGTCGACGGCGTGCGCGCCCAGGTCGCCGAGGGCGCCCGAGCCCGCGTACTCCTTCTTCAGCCGCCAGGTGAGCGGGAAGTCGGGGTCGACGAGCCAGTCCTGGAGGTAGGAGACGCGGACGTGGCGCAGGGCGCCGAGGCGGCCCTCCTCGACCATGCGGCGGGCGAGCGCGGTGGCGGGGACGCGCCGGTAGTTGAAGCCGGTCATCGCCAGCTGACCGTGGGCGCGGGCCCGTTCGGCCGCTTCGAGCATCGCCTCGGCCTCGTCCACCGTGTTGGCCAGCGGCTTCTCGCACAGCACGTGCTTGCCCGCCTCCAGGGCCGCGACGGCGATCTCCGCGTGGCTGTCGCCCGGGGTGCAGATGTCGACGACGTCGACGTCGTCCCGGGCGATCAGCGCCCGCCAGTCCGTCTCGGCCGCGGCCCAGCCGAGCCGGTCGGCCGCGGCTCGGACGGCCTGTCCGTCCCTGCCGCAGACGGCCGCGAGGACCGGTCGCAGCGGCAGGTCGAAGACGCGGCCCACGGTGCGCCAGCCCTGGGAGTGGGCGGCGCCCATGAAGGCGTAGCCGACCATGCCGACACCCAGGGGGCGCGGTCCGGCCCCGGGCTCCTGAGTCGTGCCCATGCAGTAGTCCTCCTCGTCGACGCCGGTCCCGCGAGATGCTCTGTGGGGGCATCCATCACTTGAAGCCGGTCGGCATGTACTGGGCGACGTTGTCCTTGTCGACGACCGCCGAGAAGAGCGTCACGTGGGCCGGGATCTCGAACTCGGCCATGCCGCTGACGCCCTTTCCCTGGCCGAGGGCGCGCGCGAGGTCGATCGCGGAGGCGGCCATGGTCGGCGGGTAGAGGACGGTCGCCTTGAGGACGCTGTTGCCGGCCTCGATGGCCTGCATGGCGGAGAGGGCTCCCGCGCCGCCGACCATCAGGAAGTCGTCGCGGCCGGCCTGCTTGATGGCGCGCAGGGCGCCGACACCCTGGTCGTCGTCGTGGTTCCACACGGCGTCGAAGTTCTTCTGCGCCTGGAGGAGCTGCGACATCTTCGCCTGGCCCGACTCCACGGTGAACTCGGCGGCCTGGCGGGCGACCTTCTTGATGTTCGGGAAGTTCTTCAGGGCGTCGTCGAAGCCCTGGGAGCGCTGCTTGGTGAGCTCCAGGTTGTCGAGGCCCGCGAGCTCGACGACCTTGGCGTTCTTCTTGTCCTTGAGCTGCTCGCCGATGTAGTTGCCGGCGCTCAGGCCCATGCCGTAGTTGTCGCCGCCGATCCAGCAGCGGTACGCCTGCGGGGTGTTGAAGATCCGGTCGAGGTTGACGACGGGGATCCCTGCGCGCATCGCCTTCAGGCCGACCTGGGTGAGGGCCTTGCCGTCGGCCGGCAGGATCACCAGGACGTCGACCTTCTTGTTGATGAGCGTCTCGACCTGCCCGATCTGCGCGGCGGTGTCGTTCGAGCCCTCCGTGGCCTCCAGGGTGACGTCGGAGTACTTCTTGGCGCGTTCCGTGGCGTTGTCGTTGATCGCGTTCAGCCAGCCGTGGTCGGCCTGGGGTCCCGCGAACCCGATGGTGACGTGCTTGCCCGGCTTGTCGTCCGCGGCGGGCTTGTCGTTCGCCGCGGGCTTCGCGTCCTTGGGCTCGTTGCTCGTGCAGGCGGTGAGCAGTCCGCCCGTGGTGACGGCGGCTGCCGCCCCGAAGAGCAGTCCTCTGCGGCTCGTGGTCTCTGGCATGTCGATGGCCCTTCCCGGGTCAAGAGGTGGTGGTGGAGGTGCGTCGCTGGACCAGGACCGCGGCGACGATGATCGCCCCCTTGGCGATCTCCTGGACGTCGCTCTGCAGATTGTTGAGCGCGAAGATGTTGGTGATCGTGGTGAAGATCAGTACGCCGAGCACGGAGCCGGTGATGGTGCCCCGGCCGCCGGTCAGCAGGGTGCCGCCGATGATCGCGGCGGCGATGGCGTCGAGTTCGTAGAGGTTGCCGTTGGTGTTCTGTCCGGAACCGGCGAGGACGATCAGGAGGAAGGCCGCGATGCCGCAGCACAGGCCCGACAGGAGGTAGAGGTAGAGGCGCTGGCGGCGTACGTCGATGCCGGCGAGCCGCGCGGCCTCGGCGTTGCCGCCGACGGCGACGGAGCGGCGGCCGAACGTCGTACGGTTCAGGACCAGCCAGCCGATGACCGTGACGGCGGCGAAGACGAGGACGAGCGGCGGGATGCCGAGGATGTAGGCGTCGCGCTCGCCGAGCTTGAGGACGCTCTCCACGGACACCGTCTGCGTCTTGCCGTCGGTGATCTGGAGGGCGAGGCCGCGGCCCGAGGCGAGCATCGCGAGGGTGGCGATGAAGGGGACCATGCCGCCGTACGCGATCAGCAGCCCGTTGACCAGTCCGCAGCCGACGCCCACGACGACGGCGGTGAACAGGATTCCGGCGAAGCCGTAGTCCTGCGTCGCGACGGTGGTCGCCCAGACGCTCGCGAGGGCGACGATCGCGCCGACCGACAGGTCGATGCCGCCGGAGATGATCACGAAGGTCATGCCGACGGTGACGACACCGATGACGGACGCCTGCGTGAGGATCAGCTGCACGTTGTTGGTGTCGAGGAACGAGTCGGGCTGGGTGATGCCGCCGATCAGGACCAGGACGGCGAGCACGCCCACCAGCGACAGGGTCCGCACGTCCGGGCGGAACCCTCTCGGGCGGGGGCCGGCGGGCGTGGTCTTCGAGGTGGCGGGCCGGGCGGGGGATGCGGGCTGGGTCATGGTGCCGGGCTCCCTTCGGGTGCGAGTCGGTTGTGGCGGGCGTTTGCGCAGTTCCCCGCGCCCCCGTCGGGGCTCACTCGCCGTTGCACGAGTGCGGGTTCGTCGTCGCTGAGCGCGCAGTTCCCCGCGCCCCTGACGGGGCGCCTCATGCCCCCGCCAGTACCAGGTCCAGGACCCTGTGTTCGTCCAGGTCCGCCGCCGGCGACTCGTGGACCACCGCGCCCTCCCTCAGCACCAGGACCCGGTCCGCGAGGCCGAGGACCTCGGGGACCTCGCTGGAGACCAGGAGGACCGCGAGGCCGTCGTCGGCGAGGCGGCGGATGACGGCGTAGAGCTCGGCGCGGGCGCCGACGTCCACGCCCCGGGTCGGCTCGTCGAGGAGGAGGACACGGCAGCCGCGCAGGAGCCAGCGGGCGAGGACGGCCTTTTGCTGGTTGCCCCCGGAGAGGGTGCGTACCGGCGCGGACGGGTTGTCGGGGCGCAGGGACAGCTCGCGGGTCGCGGCCCGCGCGGCCTCCAGTTCCTTGCCGCGGTCGAGCCAGCCTCCGTACGAGAAGCGGGACATGGAGGAGACGGAGACATTGCGGGTGACGGACTCCAGCATGAGGAGGGCCTGCGCCTTGCGTTCCTCCGGGGCCAGGCCGAGACCGGCGCGGACGGCGGCGCGTACGCTGCCGGGCCGCAACACCTGTCCGTCGACGACGACGTGTCCGGTACTGGCCTTGCGCGCCCCGTAGATCGTCTCCAGGATCTCGGAGCGTCCCGAGCCGACGAGGCCCGCCAGGCCGACGATCTCGCCGGGCCGCAGTTCGAGATCGAGCGGCGCGAACTCGCCCTTCCGGGAGAGGTTCTTGACGGTGAGGACCGGATCGGTGAGCGGGGGCCCCGTGGGTCGCTCGGGGAACACGTACTCGACGTTCCGGCCGGTCATGAGGGCCACCACGTCGCGGGTCGGCGTCTCCTTCGCGGGCAGTCCGCCCGCGACCGCGCGGCCGTCCTTGAGGACGGTGACGCGGTCGCCGATCCGGCGGATCTCCTCCAGGCGGTGCGAGATGTAGACGACGGCGACGCCGTCGGCGGTGAGGGAGTCGACGATGCGGAAGAGGTTGTCGACCTCGTCCGGGTCGAGGGCGGCCGAGGGTTCGTCCATGACGATGAGGCGGACGTCGTGGGAGAGCGCGCGGGCCATGGAAACGATCTGCTGCTGGGCCGCCGAGAGGTCACCGACGAGCGTGCCCGGACCGATCTCGCCGTGTCCAAGTCGCTTGAGGAGTACGGCAGTTGTGGTGCGGGCGTCGCGTCCGCGGACCACGAAACCGGCGGTGGTCGGCTCGTGTCCGAGGTAGACGTTCTCGGCGACGGACAGCCCCTCCACCAGGTCGAGCTCCTGGTAGATGGTGGCGATGCCGAGGCGCATCGCGGCGATGGGCGACTTGAGCACCGTGCGCTCGCCGCGCCAGGTGATCGTGCCGTCGTCGGGCTGGTGGGCGCCGGCGAGGACCTTGATGAGGGTGGACTTCCCCGCGCCGTTCTGGCCGAGGAGGCAGTGCACCTCACCGGCCAGGACCTCCAGGTCCACGCCGTCGAGGGCGCGGACGCCGGGGAACGACTTGGTGATGCCGGACATGGTGAGCAGGGGTGGTTCCGGTGCCATGAGTGATCCCCTCGGCGGATGCGGGCCGGTGTCAGGGCAGGGCGGAGCTGAACGCCGTACTGGTGTGGTGATCGCGTGCGGTGTCGTGCCGGGCGGTGTTACGCCGGCGAGAACAGGTGGTCGCTGATCAGGCGGGCCGCGCCGATGACTCCGGCGGTGGGGCCGAGCTCGCCCAGGACGATGGGGAGGTTGCCGGTCGCCAGGGGCAGCGACTGGCGGTAGACCTGGGTCCGCAGGGCGGCGAGCAGCGTGTGGCCGAGGCCGGTCACGCCACCCCCGATCACCACGAGGCCCGGATTGAAGAAGCTGACGAGTGAGGCGATGACCTGTCCGGTGCGGTTGCCGCCCTCGCGGATGAGATCGAGTGCGGTGGCGTCACCGGCGGCCGCCGCGACGGCCACGTCGGCGGCGCTGAGTTTCCCGGCCCCTTCGAGCAGGGCCGCGAGTTCGCCGGAACGGCCCTCGCGGGCGGCCTCCTCGGCGTCGCGGGCGAGTGCCGCGCCGCTGAAGTA encodes the following:
- a CDS encoding Gfo/Idh/MocA family protein — translated: MGTTQEPGAGPRPLGVGMVGYAFMGAAHSQGWRTVGRVFDLPLRPVLAAVCGRDGQAVRAAADRLGWAAAETDWRALIARDDVDVVDICTPGDSHAEIAVAALEAGKHVLCEKPLANTVDEAEAMLEAAERARAHGQLAMTGFNYRRVPATALARRMVEEGRLGALRHVRVSYLQDWLVDPDFPLTWRLKKEYAGSGALGDLGAHAVDLAQYLAGEPLVGVSALTETFVRERPILEGASAGLAAGGGGAGRGPVTVDDAALFTARFASGALGSFEATRFASGRKNALRIELNGEKGSLAFDLERLNELSFHDHTEPGDSAGFRRILVTEPGHPYLEAWWPPGHGLGYEHTFVHQARDLVHAIAAGRQPEPSFAEGLRVQRVLAAVEESALKNSVYTPIPV
- a CDS encoding ABC transporter permease; this encodes MTQPASPARPATSKTTPAGPRPRGFRPDVRTLSLVGVLAVLVLIGGITQPDSFLDTNNVQLILTQASVIGVVTVGMTFVIISGGIDLSVGAIVALASVWATTVATQDYGFAGILFTAVVVGVGCGLVNGLLIAYGGMVPFIATLAMLASGRGLALQITDGKTQTVSVESVLKLGERDAYILGIPPLVLVFAAVTVIGWLVLNRTTFGRRSVAVGGNAEAARLAGIDVRRQRLYLYLLSGLCCGIAAFLLIVLAGSGQNTNGNLYELDAIAAAIIGGTLLTGGRGTITGSVLGVLIFTTITNIFALNNLQSDVQEIAKGAIIVAAVLVQRRTSTTTS
- a CDS encoding substrate-binding domain-containing protein produces the protein MPETTSRRGLLFGAAAAVTTGGLLTACTSNEPKDAKPAANDKPAADDKPGKHVTIGFAGPQADHGWLNAINDNATERAKKYSDVTLEATEGSNDTAAQIGQVETLINKKVDVLVILPADGKALTQVGLKAMRAGIPVVNLDRIFNTPQAYRCWIGGDNYGMGLSAGNYIGEQLKDKKNAKVVELAGLDNLELTKQRSQGFDDALKNFPNIKKVARQAAEFTVESGQAKMSQLLQAQKNFDAVWNHDDDQGVGALRAIKQAGRDDFLMVGGAGALSAMQAIEAGNSVLKATVLYPPTMAASAIDLARALGQGKGVSGMAEFEIPAHVTLFSAVVDKDNVAQYMPTGFK
- a CDS encoding sugar phosphate isomerase/epimerase family protein, which produces MPRQFTLFTGQWADLPLEEVCRLARDFGYDGLELACWGDHFEVDKALADPGYLDSRRALLDKYGLKCWAISNHLVGQAVCDAIIDERHRAILPARIWGDGEAEGVRRRAAAEMEDTARAAAAFGVDTVIGFTGSSIWHLVAMFPPAPESMIERGYQDFADRWNPILDVFDENGVLFAHEVHPSEIAYDYWTTQRALDAVDHRAAFGLNFDPSHFVWQDLDPVGFLWDFRDRIYHVDCKEARRRLDGRNGRLGSHLPWGDPRRGWDFVSAGHGDVPWEDVFRMLRSIDYEGPVSVEWEDAGMDRLQGAPEALRHLKAFDFEPPTASFDAAFGGSD
- a CDS encoding sugar ABC transporter ATP-binding protein, coding for MAPEPPLLTMSGITKSFPGVRALDGVDLEVLAGEVHCLLGQNGAGKSTLIKVLAGAHQPDDGTITWRGERTVLKSPIAAMRLGIATIYQELDLVEGLSVAENVYLGHEPTTAGFVVRGRDARTTTAVLLKRLGHGEIGPGTLVGDLSAAQQQIVSMARALSHDVRLIVMDEPSAALDPDEVDNLFRIVDSLTADGVAVVYISHRLEEIRRIGDRVTVLKDGRAVAGGLPAKETPTRDVVALMTGRNVEYVFPERPTGPPLTDPVLTVKNLSRKGEFAPLDLELRPGEIVGLAGLVGSGRSEILETIYGARKASTGHVVVDGQVLRPGSVRAAVRAGLGLAPEERKAQALLMLESVTRNVSVSSMSRFSYGGWLDRGKELEAARAATRELSLRPDNPSAPVRTLSGGNQQKAVLARWLLRGCRVLLLDEPTRGVDVGARAELYAVIRRLADDGLAVLLVSSEVPEVLGLADRVLVLREGAVVHESPAADLDEHRVLDLVLAGA